The Dyadobacter sp. 676 DNA window AGATTAAGAAATATCCGGAGCTGAAAACGATCAGTTCGAAACGTAAGGAGACTATGAAAGGTCATTATAAGGACCAGAAATACGATGGCATCCCGTATGAAGGTTTTTACACTCAGGAGGATATCCGGGAGGTGATCAAATATGCCGAAGAGCGGTTTGTGAACGTGATCCCCGAAATCGAGATGCCGGGCCATGCATTGGCCGCGCTGGCCGCTTACCCGCAGCTGGGCAACAATCCCGACAAAATTTATGAAGTGGGCACGAAATGGGGTGTTTATGACGACGTTTTCATGCCCCGCGAGGAAACGTTCAAGTTTCTGGAAGACGTGCTCACGGAAGTGATCGATCTTTTTCCGGGCAAATACATCCATATCGGTGGCGACGAATGTCCGAAAGTTCAATGGAAAGAAAGCCGTTTTGCCCAGAACCTCATTCAGAAGGAAGGTTTGAAAGACGAGCATGGCCTGCAAAGCTATGTGATCAAGCGGATCGACAAGTTCATTACTTCGAAAGGCCGGAGGATGATCGGCTGGGACGAAATCCTCGAAGGCGGCCTGTCGCCGAATGCAACGGTAATGAGCTGGCGTGGTATCGAGGGCGGTATCGCCGCTGCTAAAGAACGCCATGACGTGATCATGACACCCGGCAACTTCTGCTACCTCGACCATTACCAGGCCGACGCCAAAACGCAGCCTATTGCCATCGGCGGCTTCACCGACCTCGCCGAGTCATACTCTTATGATCCGACACCGGCGGAATTGTCGGCCGACGAAGCGAAGCATATCCTCGGCGTGCAAGGCAACGTGTGGACCGAATACATGAAAACGCCTGCCTACGTACAATATATGGTATGGCCCCGCGCCACTGCGTTGGCAGAAGTAGGTTGGACTTCGAAAGAAGGCAAGAACTTTGAAGATTTCAGCAAACGCCTCGAAACCCACAAAAAACGCCTCGACTATCTGGGAGTGAACTACTTCGGCGCGCCTATTAATGGCAAGTTCGAGTATGTTTGGCCGGAGAAGATGTAAGGCATGTATTTTGAAAATCAATAAGAGCATCCTGCAAATGGGTGCTTTTATTGTTTAATGAATATGCCGATATTTACTTTCGATTGATTTTGGGACATGAAAACGAAGAAGAGAATAATTACCATTTATAAAAATCTCGACGATCCGTATGTAGATGCGATGCGAGCGGGAAAGACGGAGAGCCCAAGCGAACGCTTCGAGAAATTTTTTCAAGTTCAAAGGCAGTTTCAGCATTTTACTGGACGGGGTGGGCCTGCCGGTGATCGGAAAATTACAATCAGAAAAGCAGAATGGATTTAGAAAACTATGAATTCCTGCAATTCACAAAGTGCGCACACCTGACAAAATTAGAATATCTGGTTGTTGGTGGATTTGCAATTATTTAAATGGTATGAACCGCTCGACGAACGATGTTGACATCTGGATTAACCCGACCCAGGAAAATGGCGAGCGATTAATAGCGGTTTTTAAATGTATGGATTTGGATGAAAGCGAAATTTTTAAACTGGAACAACTAGACTTTACCCAGCCACAGGTCTTTGGTTTTAACGGTGAGTTGGATATCGTTACGAGGATCCATCGAAACTTTGACTTCAACGAAGTGTTTGGCAGATCGAGAAGTTTTGTAAACAAAGAAGGCTCGTTGATTTATTTCCTCGATCTGAATGATTTACGTGAGCTAAAAGTGCTTGCCCGAAGACCACAGGACCTTCGGGACGTGGTCATGATCGATGACTTTCTCAAGCTCGACGAACAAAAATAAAATTCCCCCGTCTCCCTCACCCTTCCTGCGAAACATTCTATTTTTGCAGGATGTATAAGATTCTGATCTCCCCTATACTTTTCCTGTTTGACGCCGAGCGCATTCACCATTTTGTGTGCGAGGCATTGCATTTCGCATTCAAAATTCCTTTTGTACCGCAGATCATGCGCGCGATGTACACCTACGAGCATCCCGATCTGGTACAGGAAGTAGCAGGTTTGCGGTTCCGCAATCCGGTAGGACTCGCGGCCGGATTCGATAAGAATGCCGAAATGGTGGACCAGCTGGAAGCATTGGGCTTTGGATATATCGAGATCGGGACGGTGACGCCGCGCCCGCAGCCGGGGAATGACAAGCCGCGCTTGTTTCGTCTCAAAAAGGATAAGGCATTGATCAACCGGATGGGCTTCAATAATAAAGGTGTTCAGGTAGCAGCCGCCAAGCTGGCAAAGCGGAAGTCGAAAATATTGGTAGGAGGAAATATTGGTAAAAATAAAGACACTCCCAACGAGCAGGCATTGAGCGACTACCTGATCTGCTTTCGGGAGCTGTTTGATGTGGTCGACTATTTTGTGGTAAATGTGAGCTCCCCAAACACGCCGGGCTTGCGCGATTTGCAGGAAAAAGGGCCATTGACGGAAATACTGAAAGAACTGCAAACCAGAAACCGCGAAAAAGCCAACCCTAAACCGATCTTCCTTAAAATTGCGCCGGACCTGACCACCAGCCAATTGGACGATATTATCGACATTATAAAGGAAACGGGCATCGCAGGTGTGATCGCTACCAACACGACGATCAGTCGCGAAGGGCTTGTAACCGATTCGCAGGAAGTAGCGCAACTAGGGGCGGGCGGATTAAGCGGTGCACCGCTCACACATCGCTCAACGGAAGTAATTCGTTACATTTGTGAACAATCCAACCATGCTTTTCCCGTTATCGGAGTCGGCGGTATCGCCACTCCCGGAAACGCTTTGGAAAAAATAAATGCAGGCGCCGGCCTGATCCAGCTTTATACCGGCTTTATTTACGAAGGGCCCGGTGTGGTCAGCAGGATCTGCAAGGCATTGGTCAGGAAGTAAATCAGAAACACAGCACTTCACGCATTCCCGGAATTGAAATAAATGTCAGTCAACAAGCCAAGAGGTAACACACAGCGCCAGAAACCGGAGGAAGCGGCCGCCGCTCCCCGTTTCCG harbors:
- a CDS encoding beta-N-acetylhexosaminidase, producing MKSFLFGLICCVLVHSAWAQINVIPKPTNVLTAQGAWSFKTKMKIGAPADARWAHVAEMLAAQLGKATGRTPVVAKGKGDISFVASSDASLGEEGYRLLSTPKGVTIQAQTAKGAFYGVQTLLQLLPAEVFSETPVAGVKWAVPYVTIKDVPRYAYRGLMLDVCRHFMPVEFVKKYIDLIALHKQNQFHWHLTDDQGWRIEIKKYPELKTISSKRKETMKGHYKDQKYDGIPYEGFYTQEDIREVIKYAEERFVNVIPEIEMPGHALAALAAYPQLGNNPDKIYEVGTKWGVYDDVFMPREETFKFLEDVLTEVIDLFPGKYIHIGGDECPKVQWKESRFAQNLIQKEGLKDEHGLQSYVIKRIDKFITSKGRRMIGWDEILEGGLSPNATVMSWRGIEGGIAAAKERHDVIMTPGNFCYLDHYQADAKTQPIAIGGFTDLAESYSYDPTPAELSADEAKHILGVQGNVWTEYMKTPAYVQYMVWPRATALAEVGWTSKEGKNFEDFSKRLETHKKRLDYLGVNYFGAPINGKFEYVWPEKM
- a CDS encoding quinone-dependent dihydroorotate dehydrogenase, translated to MYKILISPILFLFDAERIHHFVCEALHFAFKIPFVPQIMRAMYTYEHPDLVQEVAGLRFRNPVGLAAGFDKNAEMVDQLEALGFGYIEIGTVTPRPQPGNDKPRLFRLKKDKALINRMGFNNKGVQVAAAKLAKRKSKILVGGNIGKNKDTPNEQALSDYLICFRELFDVVDYFVVNVSSPNTPGLRDLQEKGPLTEILKELQTRNREKANPKPIFLKIAPDLTTSQLDDIIDIIKETGIAGVIATNTTISREGLVTDSQEVAQLGAGGLSGAPLTHRSTEVIRYICEQSNHAFPVIGVGGIATPGNALEKINAGAGLIQLYTGFIYEGPGVVSRICKALVRK